From a region of the Thermococcus sp. MV5 genome:
- a CDS encoding ATPase: MALIDIEIPSWSIDLIYGNTKSGKSYFAGWLIEQAYEQDRRFIVLDTKVKNHVGLVALKGVKLLKIKKDHNYNWKRLLEYDKVLVVPTVGTIKSLGVEGLVEHYYKPLLREINNQDHNRIVVLEEAHHYCLSSRRPDKEIEYLFREGRGQKLYAIAITQSIADFPKLLFRQAQRHFVFMHYIPNDIFYLGKMIPNFEELNSQLRKHDLIEYVPPNETRIIRREYIIRRTKHYG, translated from the coding sequence ATGGCTTTGATTGATATTGAAATTCCATCATGGTCAATAGATCTAATCTATGGAAATACAAAGAGTGGTAAAAGTTATTTCGCTGGTTGGCTTATTGAACAAGCGTATGAACAAGATAGACGTTTTATAGTGCTTGATACGAAAGTTAAGAATCATGTTGGCTTAGTTGCGTTAAAAGGCGTTAAGTTGCTAAAAATCAAGAAAGATCATAACTATAATTGGAAAAGGCTTTTAGAATATGATAAGGTTTTGGTTGTTCCAACGGTAGGCACTATAAAGAGTTTAGGCGTTGAAGGATTAGTAGAGCATTACTATAAGCCTTTACTGAGAGAAATTAATAACCAAGATCATAACAGAATAGTTGTTTTAGAAGAAGCTCACCACTATTGTTTGAGTTCGAGAAGACCAGACAAAGAAATAGAATATTTATTCAGAGAAGGTAGAGGTCAAAAACTCTATGCAATAGCGATAACTCAAAGTATCGCCGATTTTCCAAAACTACTCTTTCGGCAAGCGCAAAGACATTTTGTCTTTATGCATTATATTCCTAATGATATATTCTACTTAGGAAAGATGATTCCGAACTTTGAAGAACTTAACAGCCAATTGAGAAAGCATGATCTGATAGAATACGTTCCACCAAACGAAACAAGAATTATTAGGCGTGAATACATCATAAGGAGGACTAAGCACTATGGTTAG